The DNA window gACAACATTGGTACCAGAGGAGGCTGACACATAGTAcatattaatattgtttttctcAGCAAAGGCAAAATTCTTCCCTGCGACATccttgttttctgtgtgtgagagagagagagagagagagagagagagagagagagagagagagagagagagagagagagattttgttatttttactattgcACTGAAATAACTATATGTATTTGAatatagatacacagacagacagacagacagacaggcagacagcagacagacagacagacggacacacatttaaacagataaagagaaagaaagacagacgtaGATACAAacagattaacacacacacacacacacacactctctctctctctctctctctctctctaatagcacacaaaaacactctctctctctcttttttatttatcaatatATGAAACaattcccccctctctctctctctctctctcttttgcaatcttacacctctctctctctctctctctctctctctctctctctctctctctctctctatctctcttttacaatcttacacctctctctctctctctctctctctctctctccctcacacacacaccctctccctctctctctctctctctcactctctctctctctctctctctctctctctctcttaccatctaTCTTGTTGACGGCACAGAAGCATGGAATTTCTGGTCTATGTTGCCTAAGCTCTTTGTACCACAGCGACAGATTCTTGTACGTTATCTTCCGAGTCGCATCAAACACCAAGATCGCTGCGTGGGCCTgtttggggttaggttaggttacgtttgcgggtgtttaagagtgttttagtgtgttttggggtgttttggtgttagtataagggtgttttaaggtgttttgttaggtttggttatgttttagggtgtttttttgtgtttaagagtgtttttagtgtgttttggagtgttttgttgttaggttagggtgtgggtggtgttttgttaggtttggttatgtttagggtgtttgggtgtgtttgaggtgttttggtgtgtttgagtgtgttttagtgtttttgtgttttagtgtgttttggggtgttttggtgtttgttttaggtgttttgggtgtgtttggttatgtttggggtgtttggggtgtttaagggtgtttgagtgtgttttggggtgttttggtgttttagtatgttttgggtgttttgttttgtttggttatgtttgggtgtgtttgggtgtttgaggtgtttgaggtgttttgtgttttagtgtgtttttggggtgttttgttttgtttggttaggtttgggtgtgtttagaggtgtttgagggtgtttgggtgtgtttgagggtgtttggggtgttttgtgttttagtgtgttttagggtgttttgtttgtttggttaggtttgggtgtgtttagaggtgtttgaggtgtttgaggtgtgtttttggtgtttgaggtgtttgaggtgtttgagtgttttagtgttttgggtgttttgttttgtttggttaggtttgggtgtgtttgagggtgtttgggggtgtttgagagtgtttgagggtgtttgagggtatttgggtgtgtttaagggtgtttgagggtgtttggaggtgtttgagagtgtttgtgggtgtttgagggtgtttgggtgtgtttgaggtttTGGGGTgaggtgtttaagagtgttttgtttgtgtttttagggtgtttttgtgtttgtttgttttaggtttgggtgtgtttgagggtgtttggtgtgtttgaggtgttttgaggtgtttgaggttttgggtgtgtttaagggtgtttgagggtgtttgaggtgtttgagagtgtttgaagggtgtttgggtgtgtttgaggtgtttgagtgtttgggggtgtttgaggtgttttttgtgtgttttgtgtttttggtgtgttttggggatgttttgttttgtttggttaggtttgggtgtgtttgaggtgtttgagagtgtttgagggtgtttgagggtgtttgaggtgtttgagggtgtttgaggtgtttggggtgtttgaggtgtttgaggtgtttgagggtgtttgaggtttttaaagtgttttagtgttttagggtgttttgttttgtttggttaggtttgggtgtgtttagaggtgtttgagggtgtttggggatgtttgaaggtgtttgggtgtgtttaagggtgtttgagggtatttgagggtgtttgagggtgtttaggtgtgttttgcgGTTAAATTAAGTATATtaaatttttagtgttttggggttaggttaggttacgtttggaggttttttgagggtgttttggggtgttttggggtttgcttaagtgtatttttagggtatttggggttaggttaggtgttttATGAGGAATTAAAATGTTTTGTCTAAATTTAAaccgttttgtgtgtgtgtgtgtgtgtgtgttggacaaatattctctcttgtcttcattCATCAATAGTTTCGCTgataaattaatgttttttttaatccacTACAGCCGTTTACTGGTCTGTGTGCATTAAATTTCCCTGTTATAATTTCTCTGTATCCATTTCCCATCTCCCATTTCCCATCTCCACCTGGCCTCCCCCCCCCACAACGAACACTAAGCAAGGTGACTCAAACAATTACACGTGCCAGCAGCCTCCGGAAAATTTAACGTGATTTTCTTGGACTGCCCTCTTggttgtgtgtgtctccttccttcgtcagtGTTCCCAGGgcttgtctatctctctctctctctatctctctctctgaacctctacacatctctttctctctctatctgtctgtctgtctctctctctctctctgtgtgtctccctCCTCCGTCAGTGTTCCCAGGgcttgtctatctctctctctatctctgaaCCTCTacacatctctttctctctttatttgtctgtctgtctctctctctctctgtgtatttaccttgtttgtGCGTCTCCTTCCTCCGTCAGTGTTCCCAGGgcttgtctatctctctctctctctctctgaacctctacacatctctttctctctctatttgtctgtctgtctctctctctctgtgtatttaccttgtttgtGCGTCTCCCTCCTCCGTCAGTGTTCCCAGGgcttgtctatctctctctctctctctctctctctctctctctcagtgttccCAAGGcttgtctatctctatctctctcaaatttgctttctctctctctctctctgaatctctacacatctattttctctctctatctgtctgtctctctctctctgtgtgtgtgtgtgtgtctggatatctgggtgtctgtgtgtctgtgtgtctgtgtgtgtgtgtgtgtgtgtgtgtgtgcgtacctGGTGGTAGTAGGACGGATGCATAGTCTGAAATCTCTCTTGGCCAGCTGTGTCCCAGAAATCTagcaaaatagtaaaaataaaaagatgcattaggtaaggtaaggttaggttaaaataggttagttagtggtggggtggtggtagtagtagtagtagtagtagtagtagtagtaacagcactCTCGCCAgatactgctattattattgttattatcatcattaacataactctctctctctctctctctctctcatatctttttctctctctatctgtctgtctgtgtatctatgtgtctgtctgtctgtttctctctctctctctctctctctctctctacacatctttttctctctctatctgtccgtctgtgtgtctatgtgtctgtctgtctgtttctctctctctctctctctctacacatctttttctctctatctgtctgtctgtgtgtctatgtgtctgtctgtctctttctctctctctctctttacatatctgccttttttcattttttctctctctctctctctctgtgtctctctctctgtgtgtgtgtgtgtgtgtgtgtgtgtgtatggctgcCTCTCACCAACAAGCACGCTGGCGCCGTCCAGTGTGGAGCGATAGCGGTGGAGGGTGAGTGCGAAAGTGGacagctgctggtggtggtatccGTCACTCAGGAACCTCTCAACCAGTCTGGggaaggataggttaggttaggttaggttaggttaggttaaaattggttaggttaggttaggttaggttaggttaggttaggttgggttaggttaggttaggttaggttaggttaggttaggttaggttaggttgggttgggttgggttaggttaggttgggttagggttaggttaggttaggttaggttaggggttgggttgggttatttaggttaggttggggttaggttgggttgggttgggttgggttgggttaggttaggttaggttgggttaggttaggttaggttaggttgggttaggttgggttaggttaggttaggttaggttaggttaggttaggttaggttaggttgggttaggttaggttgggttgggttgggttaggttaggttaggttaggttaggttaggttaggttaggttaggttaggttaggttaaaattggTTACCTACTGCATATAATTTGACGCCATTAGGTTAGGGGTGGGCTGGGATGGGTTGGGATAGGTTGGGATGGGTTGCAGTGGGTTGCAgtgggttgggatgggttgggatgggttgggaggttgggatgggttaggatgggttgggatgggttgggatgggttgggATAGGATGGGaggggataggttaggttaagttacatttAATAAAAGGGAGAATTGACGGAAAATGAGATTAGGTTAgatcaagaaaatgaagaagaaaatagggaaataattgattaggtgaggttaggagaACAACAACTAATCGGCAACTGAGTGGACCcgtttgtttcctttgtttttttccatattttgttgacCTTGAGTGAGTAAGtaggcaaactctctctctctctctctctctctctctctctctctctaacctaatctaacgtgCATTTCTTTCAATAACTAagtaaacatttctctctctctttttccccatctctcactttctcaatcAAAAATCATACccgccccccccctctctctctctctctctttctctctctctctcacttgcatTTCTTTCAATAACTAAgtaaaaatttctctctctctttttttttccatctcactTTCTCAATCAAAAATCATACccgcccccccctctctctctctctctctctctctctctcacacttgcATTTCTTTCAATAACTAagtaaacatttctctctctctcttttttcccatctctcactttctcaattaaatcatacctctctctctctctctctctctaacctaatctaacgtgCATTTCTTTCAATAACCAAgtaaaaatttctctctcttttttttccatctcactTTCTCAATTAAAaatcatacctctctctctctctctctctctctctctctaaacctaatctaactttcatttctttcaataactaagtaaacatctctctctcttttttctaatctaatcccatctcatttctctctctttttttttcccatctcacTTTCTCAATTAAAaatcatacctctctctctctctctctctctctctctttctctctcatttctctctctcttttttccatctctttctcaatCAAAATCATACTaagtctctctcatttctttcaataactaagtaaacatttctctctctctttttttttccatctcactTTCTCAATTAAAAatcataccctctctctctctctctctctctctctctctctaatctaacTCGCATTTCTTTCAATAACTAagtaaacatttctctctctcttttttttcccatctcacTTTCTCAATTAAAAATCAtacccgccctctctctctctctctctctcgaacctaatctaacttgcATTTCTTTCAATAACTAagtaaacatttctctctctttttttttcccatctcacTTTCTCAATTAAAAatcataccctctctctctctctctctctctctctctctctctttctttcaatctaagtaacttctctcttttttttctttcaataactaagtaaacatttctctctctctttttttccatctcactTTTCAATTAAAaatcatacctctctctctctctctctctctctctctctctctctctctctcaaacataatCTAACGTGCATTTCTTTCAATAACTAagtaaacatttctctctctctctctttctctcactttctcaatctctctctctctctctctctctctctctcaaacctaatctaactcgcATTTCTTTCAATAACTAagtaaacatttctctctctctttttttcccatctctcactttctcaattAAAAatcataccctctctctctctctctctctctctctcttgctcttcccCACGGCACTGTCACCAAGGCAGATCACTTTGACTGCCAGCTCTCCTCGGCTTGTCTTCTTGTCATAGTCCAGCCTGGTTGCCTCTCCTTCattatccttccctccatcctcctcctcctcctcctcctcctcctcctcctcctccttcttcttcttcttctcttcctcctccttcttcttcttcttctcttcctctgtctctgcctctcttctctcttccatctttcctgtgtGTTGTTCTTCTGGTAtctgaaatagtagtagtagtagtagtagtagtggtagtggtggtggtagtagtagtagtagtagtagtagtagtagtagtctctctctctctctctctctctctctctatgccttcctcctcctcctccttttctttattcttcccatttcctacttttatttattctctctctctctctctctctctctctctctctctctctctctctctctctctctctctctctctctcataaaacatcaaaatatacacaaacacacacacgaattaacAATATTCTGCTACATATAAGTGCATTAACTCTATTTACGTCAATTTTAAGCAGTTTCCTCCAAAATTTCGATGTAAAAAGAcgtaaaaagtgtaaaaatgtcaaaaatattACCAAAAATCTTCTACTTGGAATGTTGGTTTGGGAGTTTGGTCGTCTCTATTTTGTCGACATCAAGTTCggtttgttttattctattctatttttctgtttgtttgctaTTTTGGGTttgatattttgtgtgttttattttttgtcaggtgtttttttgttttgttttgtgtgatattaagttttgtttattttatttatttttgcttcttctcttacttggaatgtttgtttggg is part of the Portunus trituberculatus isolate SZX2019 chromosome 2, ASM1759143v1, whole genome shotgun sequence genome and encodes:
- the LOC123502551 gene encoding rab-like protein 2A; translation: MHPSYYHQAHAAILVFDATRKITYKNLSLWYKELRQHRPEIPCFCAVNKIDENKDVAGKNFAFAEKNNINMYYVSASSGTNVVKLFQDAIKAAFEYKKNPTDITDQIMEELEMVG